A genomic segment from Roseibium algicola encodes:
- a CDS encoding ABC transporter permease, with amino-acid sequence MIRKLLRMRETGLIAIILVLFIVMSFASPYFLTWVNMRAMVMAFAVEGIVVVGMTILLISGGIDLSVGSVTALAMVIAGWLFLNGVDPWVASAISIAACTAIGAFMGFFVTRVGLHHFIVSLAIMVIARGACLLGTGGRPLGLFTLPPEFKFIGQGSIGPIPVVILIFLVVVIGFDFLLRRTTMFRKVFYTGSNEKAAAYSGIRTKRVVFFTTTLCSALCGVAGIIYMTRFGSAQPTFGIGMELNVIAAAVIGGASLKGGSGTIFGAILGAVLLSVVSSSLALLDVSVYWQDIIRGSILLAAVSIDHYLVKKRA; translated from the coding sequence ATGATCCGCAAACTGTTGCGCATGCGTGAAACGGGACTGATCGCGATCATCCTTGTGCTGTTCATCGTGATGTCCTTCGCCTCGCCCTACTTCCTGACCTGGGTGAACATGCGCGCCATGGTCATGGCCTTTGCCGTGGAAGGCATCGTGGTGGTCGGCATGACCATCCTGCTGATTTCCGGCGGGATCGATCTTTCGGTTGGCTCGGTGACAGCGCTGGCCATGGTGATTGCCGGCTGGCTGTTCCTGAACGGGGTCGACCCCTGGGTCGCATCGGCGATTTCGATTGCCGCCTGCACGGCCATCGGGGCGTTCATGGGGTTCTTTGTCACCCGCGTCGGCCTTCATCATTTCATCGTGTCGCTGGCGATCATGGTGATCGCCCGGGGGGCGTGTCTTCTGGGCACGGGCGGGCGTCCGCTCGGTCTGTTCACGCTGCCGCCCGAGTTCAAGTTCATCGGCCAGGGGTCCATCGGACCGATCCCGGTCGTGATCCTGATCTTCCTTGTGGTGGTGATCGGCTTCGACTTCCTGCTGCGCCGCACGACGATGTTCCGCAAGGTGTTCTATACCGGCAGCAACGAGAAGGCCGCAGCCTATTCCGGCATCCGCACCAAGCGCGTGGTGTTCTTCACGACCACCCTTTGCTCGGCTCTGTGTGGTGTGGCCGGCATCATCTACATGACCCGCTTCGGTTCTGCCCAGCCGACCTTCGGCATCGGCATGGAACTGAACGTGATTGCGGCGGCCGTTATCGGCGGGGCGAGCCTCAAGGGTGGTTCGGGTACCATTTTCGGAGCGATCCTGGGGGCGGTGCTGCTTTCGGTTGTCTCCAGCTCGCTCGCGCTTCTGGATGTCTCGGTCTATTGGCAGGACATCATCCGCGGCTCGATCCTGCTGGCGGCGGTCTCCATAGACCACTATCTCGTCAAGAAACGCGCCTGA
- a CDS encoding sugar-binding transcriptional regulator, whose protein sequence is MADKKNDIELMRQMHTVLVLHFLEGKKQSEIAELLNLSTSKVNRLITQGRKMGMIKIDIENPFQRLTDLENLLEQSTPLSKALVTSSVEGSPNTTLKQVGLAAANHLVETIRDGDIIAITGGKAVGAVVQNIETDRKFEVTVVPLTGGVQGKYHTDVNHQASLMAEKLGGKALQLHAPLFAESREQRDMLMEVGSIREVLDLARQATIALVGIGSIATPGSSYYDLHPMPESDRKMLVGSGVSAEFLAYLMRQDGTVADYALNSRLVALAPEELRRFKRVIGVTSGDEKIWPIRAVLNGNYLNSLILDEDTAGAVLATMEGKQNVA, encoded by the coding sequence ATGGCGGACAAGAAAAACGATATCGAGCTGATGCGCCAGATGCACACGGTTCTCGTGCTGCATTTCCTGGAAGGCAAGAAACAGTCGGAAATCGCCGAACTGCTCAACCTGTCGACGTCCAAGGTGAACCGTCTGATCACCCAGGGCCGCAAGATGGGCATGATCAAGATCGATATCGAGAACCCGTTCCAGCGGTTGACGGATCTGGAAAACCTGCTGGAACAATCGACGCCCCTTTCAAAGGCGCTGGTTACATCGTCCGTCGAAGGCAGTCCGAACACGACGCTGAAGCAGGTCGGGCTTGCCGCTGCCAACCATCTGGTGGAGACCATCCGCGATGGCGACATCATCGCCATCACGGGTGGCAAGGCCGTCGGGGCGGTGGTGCAGAACATCGAGACCGACCGGAAGTTCGAAGTCACCGTGGTGCCGCTCACTGGAGGGGTGCAGGGCAAGTACCACACGGATGTCAATCATCAGGCCAGCCTGATGGCCGAGAAGCTGGGCGGCAAGGCGCTGCAGCTTCATGCGCCGCTCTTTGCCGAAAGCCGGGAACAGCGCGACATGCTGATGGAAGTCGGCTCCATTCGCGAGGTCCTGGACCTGGCACGGCAGGCAACGATCGCTCTGGTCGGCATCGGATCCATCGCGACGCCCGGGTCGAGTTACTACGATCTGCATCCGATGCCTGAATCGGACCGCAAGATGCTGGTTGGCAGTGGCGTCAGCGCCGAATTCCTGGCCTACCTGATGCGCCAGGACGGGACGGTTGCCGACTACGCCCTCAATTCGCGGCTGGTCGCACTGGCGCCAGAAGAGCTGCGGCGCTTCAAGCGCGTCATCGGGGTGACCTCGGGCGATGAAAAGATCTGGCCGATCCGGGCCGTCCTCAACGGAAACTATCTGAATTCACTCATCTTGGACGAGGACACCGCGGGAGCGGTCCTCGCAACCATGGAAGGCAAACAGAATGTTGCATGA
- a CDS encoding aldo/keto reductase yields the protein MLHEMLTREIGRSGIEASAIGLGTWAIGGWMWGGTDEAKSISAIQASIDEGISLIDTAPAYGQGLSEEIVGKAIAGRREKVVLATKCGLVWHTQKGNHFFDYDGKPVHRYLGKDAIVHEVEQSLKRLGTDYIDHYITHWQDPTTPIAETMEALETLKTQGKIRSIGASNTTADDVKAYVAAGQLDAIQEEYSMIKRDIEDALVPLCLKEKVSVLSYSSLALGLLTGKIGPDRTFEGDDQRKDNPRFSVENRRKVARLMDAIAPIAETHGATKAQVVIAWTLQQPGITFSLCGARDPEQARENAKAGRLRLTSEEIGLIGDAAATHLTELAA from the coding sequence ATGTTGCATGAAATGCTGACACGCGAGATCGGACGTTCAGGCATCGAGGCGTCGGCTATCGGGCTCGGCACCTGGGCCATTGGCGGCTGGATGTGGGGCGGCACGGATGAAGCCAAGTCGATTTCCGCAATTCAGGCTTCCATCGATGAAGGCATCAGCCTGATCGACACTGCTCCGGCGTATGGCCAGGGGCTGTCGGAGGAGATTGTCGGCAAGGCGATTGCAGGCCGCCGCGAAAAGGTGGTGCTGGCAACCAAATGCGGTCTCGTCTGGCACACCCAGAAGGGCAATCACTTCTTTGATTACGACGGCAAGCCGGTGCACCGGTATCTCGGCAAGGATGCGATCGTCCATGAGGTGGAGCAGAGCCTGAAGCGGCTTGGGACCGATTACATCGATCACTACATCACCCATTGGCAGGATCCGACCACGCCGATTGCGGAAACCATGGAGGCGCTGGAAACCCTGAAGACCCAGGGCAAGATCCGCTCCATCGGTGCCAGCAACACGACTGCCGACGATGTGAAGGCCTATGTGGCGGCAGGGCAGCTGGATGCGATCCAGGAAGAATATTCGATGATCAAGCGCGACATCGAGGACGCCCTGGTGCCGCTCTGCCTCAAGGAAAAGGTTTCGGTGCTGAGCTATTCATCGCTGGCGCTGGGCCTTCTGACGGGCAAGATCGGTCCTGACAGAACCTTCGAAGGTGATGATCAGCGCAAGGACAATCCGCGGTTCTCGGTCGAAAACCGCCGCAAGGTTGCCAGATTGATGGACGCAATCGCACCGATAGCGGAGACACATGGAGCCACCAAGGCCCAGGTGGTGATCGCCTGGACGCTGCAGCAGCCGGGCATCACCTTCTCCTTATGCGGAGCCCGTGATCCGGAGCAGGCGCGGGAGAATGCCAAGGCGGGGCGCCTCAGGTTGACCAGTGAAGAAATCGGGCTCATCGGCGATGCCGCCGCGACCCATCTGACCGAACTCGCCGCTTAA
- a CDS encoding glycerol-3-phosphate dehydrogenase/oxidase — MSEQRQGKWDRIARDGAFDAVVVGGGINGIGVYRDLALQGVRVLLVERNDFCSGCSSALSRMIHGGLRYLENGEFDLVRESLRERDALLVNAPHLVHPLPTVIPIGSLFSGLLNSAASFFGFSGQPSSRGAVPIKLGLTLYDWVTRKRRLLPKHRFRGAKATRDTWPGLTGAIRCSATYHDAWISHPERLGLELVREAEEVAPDCVALNYACLEPAGSGFVVRDQVSGRTEEISAKILVNATGAWLDDAIDELAGNSSHERLVSGTKGSHLILDNPALEKALGGHMVYFENSDGRVCIVFPFFGKVLAGSTDIRVKTAERVRCEPEEEAYILGSLRLVFPEIDFNADDVVFSYSGIRPLPKSDHDFTGRISRGHFTKRIEGPVPQICMIGGKWTTFRAFAEQATDEVLSELGRTRRVGTLSRPIGGGKDFPDAAVILERDLISNHGIGPARAAHLVATYGTAATELLAFCQGRPDDEALSPQTEITAAEIAFLASRESVVTLADIVLRRTTLAIQGLMSEELLDKLATVAGEELGWSDAERGLQRDRLIEDLSTYHGVSFEDRRNQDTSRSRICV; from the coding sequence ATGTCCGAACAACGGCAAGGAAAATGGGACCGTATCGCGCGTGACGGCGCGTTCGACGCCGTTGTCGTCGGCGGCGGTATCAACGGGATCGGGGTCTACCGGGATCTGGCGCTGCAGGGTGTCAGGGTGCTGCTGGTGGAACGGAACGACTTTTGTTCGGGGTGCAGTTCTGCCTTGTCGCGCATGATCCATGGAGGATTGCGCTATCTGGAAAACGGCGAGTTCGACCTGGTGCGCGAATCCCTGCGCGAACGCGACGCGCTGCTGGTCAATGCGCCTCATCTGGTCCATCCGCTGCCGACCGTCATTCCCATCGGCTCGCTCTTTTCGGGACTCTTGAACAGCGCGGCAAGTTTCTTCGGCTTTTCAGGTCAGCCTTCCAGCCGGGGAGCGGTCCCGATCAAGCTCGGACTGACGCTTTATGACTGGGTGACACGCAAACGCCGACTGTTGCCGAAACACCGTTTCCGCGGAGCGAAGGCGACCCGGGATACCTGGCCTGGACTGACCGGTGCCATCCGGTGTTCGGCCACTTATCACGATGCTTGGATCAGCCACCCGGAGCGGCTTGGTCTGGAACTGGTCAGGGAAGCGGAAGAAGTGGCTCCGGACTGTGTCGCCCTCAACTATGCCTGTCTTGAGCCGGCCGGGAGCGGTTTTGTTGTGCGAGATCAGGTGAGCGGCCGAACGGAAGAGATCTCGGCGAAGATCCTCGTCAATGCCACTGGCGCCTGGCTGGATGATGCCATTGATGAGCTTGCCGGCAATTCCAGCCACGAACGCCTGGTGTCGGGTACAAAGGGATCGCATCTCATTCTCGACAATCCGGCGCTGGAGAAGGCGCTTGGCGGCCATATGGTCTATTTCGAGAATTCGGATGGCCGGGTCTGCATTGTCTTTCCGTTCTTCGGCAAGGTGCTGGCCGGGTCAACGGATATCCGCGTCAAGACGGCCGAACGTGTGCGCTGTGAGCCGGAAGAAGAAGCCTACATTCTGGGCTCGCTCCGGCTGGTCTTTCCGGAGATCGACTTCAATGCGGATGATGTCGTTTTCAGTTACAGCGGCATTCGGCCGTTGCCGAAGAGCGATCATGATTTTACAGGCCGGATTTCCAGGGGCCATTTTACCAAGCGTATCGAAGGACCCGTTCCGCAGATCTGCATGATCGGCGGCAAGTGGACAACGTTTCGTGCCTTTGCCGAACAGGCAACGGACGAAGTGCTCAGCGAACTCGGCCGGACCAGGCGTGTCGGCACCCTGTCGCGCCCGATCGGCGGCGGAAAGGATTTTCCTGATGCTGCCGTGATCCTGGAGCGCGACCTGATCTCGAACCATGGCATTGGTCCCGCGCGCGCAGCGCACCTGGTGGCGACCTATGGCACCGCAGCGACGGAGCTGCTGGCCTTTTGTCAGGGCAGGCCGGACGACGAGGCACTTTCGCCGCAGACAGAAATCACAGCGGCGGAGATTGCCTTCCTCGCCTCCCGCGAAAGCGTGGTGACCCTTGCCGACATCGTGTTGCGGCGGACGACGCTCGCCATCCAAGGACTGATGAGTGAAGAGCTGCTCGATAAGCTGGCGACTGTCGCCGGTGAAGAACTCGGCTGGTCCGACGCAGAGCGCGGGCTTCAGCGCGACCGGCTGATCGAAGACCTTTCCACCTATCACGGCGTTTCGTTTGAAGATCGCCGGAACCAAGACACAAGCAGGAGCAGAATATGCGTTTGA
- a CDS encoding class I fructose-bisphosphate aldolase, translated as MRLSPKARMNRMFTHGGCLDVAVDHGVCNEPSFMVGLEDMAGVVDTLVKAGPDAIQMAYGQADLLQSRPEKDKPALVMRIDMGNPYNDQRHRVMWSLLQNADEPIIGALEMDAACVVVNLFMLPDEPELFRQCVENISRVRAACHKYGMPLMIEPLVMLPNDIRGGYQVDGDADKIVTLVRLASEMGADIIKADPTDNAEDFHRVVEAARVPVLVRGGGKEDLKTVLRKSAALMRQGAKGMVYGRNIYQHDNPKAVVAALMAMIHNGADGDEAWDIYNRG; from the coding sequence ATGCGTTTGAGCCCCAAAGCCCGGATGAACCGGATGTTCACCCACGGCGGCTGCCTGGATGTTGCCGTTGATCATGGCGTGTGCAACGAACCGAGCTTCATGGTTGGTTTGGAAGACATGGCCGGGGTTGTCGACACCCTGGTCAAGGCCGGGCCTGATGCGATCCAGATGGCCTATGGCCAGGCGGATCTGTTGCAGTCGCGTCCGGAGAAGGACAAGCCGGCGCTGGTGATGCGCATCGACATGGGCAACCCCTACAATGACCAGCGCCACCGGGTGATGTGGTCGCTGCTGCAGAATGCCGATGAGCCGATCATCGGGGCTCTGGAAATGGATGCGGCTTGTGTCGTGGTGAACCTGTTCATGTTGCCGGACGAGCCGGAGCTGTTTCGCCAATGCGTGGAGAATATCTCCAGGGTGCGCGCTGCCTGCCACAAATACGGCATGCCGCTGATGATCGAGCCGCTGGTGATGCTGCCGAACGACATCCGGGGTGGCTATCAGGTTGATGGCGACGCAGACAAGATCGTGACACTGGTTCGGCTGGCAAGCGAGATGGGAGCTGACATCATCAAGGCGGACCCGACCGACAACGCGGAAGATTTCCACCGGGTGGTCGAAGCGGCGCGCGTTCCGGTTCTGGTGCGTGGTGGCGGCAAGGAAGACCTGAAGACCGTGCTCCGGAAATCCGCTGCACTGATGCGTCAGGGTGCCAAGGGCATGGTCTATGGACGCAACATCTATCAGCACGACAACCCGAAAGCGGTGGTTGCGGCACTCATGGCAATGATCCACAACGGTGCCGACGGTGACGAAGCATGGGACATCTATAACCGTGGCTGA
- a CDS encoding FGGY-family carbohydrate kinase, with amino-acid sequence MADDRTYLLGLDAGNTVIKAVLFDLAGRQVAMSALDGQSFSPAPGHVERDLGELWRNAQTVIRECLEKAGVEPSQIAAVGCAGHGNGLYLLDKDHEPLLGIQSLDTRAADHAGKLREAHGDRLHALSLQEPWPSQTPTLLAWIKGNRPDLYARTGTVLLCKDFITFKLTGERVSEISDMSGCGLLRLPDNLYDRELLELYGLGEAEPMLPHLVEPADVAGHVTAEAAAATGLKEGTPVVGGYFDVIASALGSGVVHPGEASIIAGTWSINQVFSEAPIVDKAMFMASGFAPGRFVNIESSATSAANLEWYVRELVERGKHHDDPFGYCNARIAEVTPAADDPFFHPFLYGSRLGADFRAGFYGLAGWHSEGHLLRALFEGVLFEHRRHIEVLGRTGVTFDRAVLSGGGSRSPVWPQMFADCLGVPITVAEARETGALGAAIGGGVGVGLFADYETAVAAMTRTQKEYLPVTTMKSHYDRRYRTYCKLTDALRSFWADMHVMDE; translated from the coding sequence GTGGCTGACGACAGGACTTATCTGCTGGGGCTTGATGCCGGCAACACGGTGATCAAGGCTGTCCTGTTCGATCTGGCGGGCCGCCAGGTGGCGATGAGCGCGCTGGACGGCCAATCGTTTTCACCTGCTCCCGGACATGTTGAACGCGATCTCGGCGAGTTGTGGCGCAATGCGCAAACGGTTATCCGCGAGTGCCTTGAGAAAGCCGGTGTCGAGCCTTCGCAGATCGCGGCAGTTGGTTGTGCCGGGCACGGCAACGGTCTTTACCTGCTGGACAAGGACCATGAGCCACTGCTGGGCATCCAGTCGCTGGATACGCGCGCCGCGGATCATGCAGGCAAGCTGCGTGAGGCGCATGGTGACAGGCTGCACGCCCTGAGCCTGCAGGAGCCCTGGCCGTCCCAGACCCCGACGCTGCTTGCCTGGATCAAGGGCAACCGGCCGGATCTTTATGCCCGGACCGGAACCGTGCTCCTGTGCAAGGACTTCATCACCTTCAAGCTGACCGGAGAACGCGTCAGCGAGATTTCCGACATGTCGGGGTGCGGTTTGCTGAGGTTGCCGGACAATCTCTACGACAGGGAGCTGCTGGAACTTTATGGCCTCGGCGAGGCAGAGCCGATGCTGCCGCATCTGGTCGAACCGGCGGATGTTGCCGGGCATGTCACGGCAGAAGCCGCGGCTGCGACCGGACTGAAGGAAGGGACGCCGGTTGTCGGCGGCTATTTTGATGTGATCGCCAGTGCGCTCGGGTCGGGCGTTGTCCATCCCGGCGAAGCCTCGATCATTGCAGGCACCTGGAGCATCAATCAGGTCTTTTCGGAGGCCCCGATCGTCGACAAGGCGATGTTCATGGCCTCGGGTTTTGCCCCCGGCCGGTTCGTCAATATCGAATCGAGCGCAACATCGGCCGCCAACCTGGAATGGTATGTGCGAGAGCTGGTGGAGCGCGGGAAACATCACGACGATCCGTTCGGCTATTGCAACGCGAGGATCGCGGAAGTCACGCCCGCGGCGGACGACCCGTTCTTTCATCCGTTCCTTTACGGCTCGCGGCTTGGGGCGGACTTCCGCGCCGGGTTCTATGGTCTCGCCGGCTGGCATTCGGAAGGACACCTGCTGAGGGCCTTGTTCGAAGGGGTTCTCTTTGAACATCGCCGCCATATCGAGGTGCTCGGGAGAACCGGTGTCACGTTCGACCGGGCAGTGCTCTCCGGAGGCGGGTCACGCAGCCCGGTCTGGCCGCAGATGTTTGCCGATTGCCTGGGCGTTCCGATCACCGTTGCGGAAGCCCGTGAGACGGGTGCGCTGGGTGCGGCGATTGGAGGCGGTGTTGGTGTCGGTCTTTTCGCCGATTACGAGACGGCTGTTGCAGCCATGACGAGGACGCAGAAGGAATACCTGCCGGTAACTACGATGAAATCGCACTACGACCGGCGCTACCGGACCTACTGCAAGCTGACAGATGCTCTTCGGTCCTTCTGGGCCGATATGCATGTCATGGACGAATAG